The nucleotide sequence GCGCCGGCCGCTTTGGGTCGAGCGCGGCGGCGAGGTCGAGGAGATCGGCGCGGACCGCCTGGGCCTGGGCTACGCCAAAACCCCGGAGGACGCGGTCTTTGCCAACGTGGCCGTGGAGTTGGCTGCGGGCGATACGCTCTTTCTTTTTTCCGATGGCCTCACCGACCAGATCGGCGGCGTACGGGGCTTGCCGCTGGGCAAAAAGCCCCTTCGCCAATGGCTGGCCGAGGCGGCCGGCGCGCCCCTGGTAGAGCGTCGGCAGGCCCTGGTCACCATTTTTGAAAACCACAGGGGCCGCGCCTCCCGGCGCGACGACGTGGCCGCCCTGGCCGTGCGCCCCGTTGCCAAGCAAGGAGTCAATGCATGACAGGCGGGCCGCAATTCGACAAATGCCGGGAAATGCTGCGCGAGGGCGGCGTGGTCCTCTACTTCAAGGGACCGGTGACCCAGGAGGTGGTGGAGGGCCTTGGCTCCATGATCCGGCGCAAGGTGGATTTCGAGATCGCCAACCGTTCCCGGGCCTCCCAGGCTTTCGCCGTGCTGGTGGAACAGCTGCAAAACGTGCTGCGCTACGCCGCCGACGCCGTGGACATGGCCAGCGGCCGCATGGCTTCCGGGGAACTCATCATCCGCCTGGACCCGGCCGGCCTGTGCCTGAGCTGCGGCAACCTCATCACCAGGGACCTGGGGCCGCGCATCCGGGAACGCCTCGACGCCCTGGCCGGCGTTGACAAGGACGGCCTCAAGGCCCTGTACAAGGCCGCCCGCCAGCAGGGGCCGGACGAGCAGTCGCGCGGCGCGGGACTGGGGTTTCTGGAGATGGCCCGGCGGGCCGTTTCGCCCATGCGCTACGAGATCGAGGCCGTTTCCGACGAGCTGGCCTGGTTTTCCCTGGATGTCGTCATCGCCTAAAAGCGTTCTTCAAACAGACGCTCGTGTTATTGTAAAATCATGAGTTGCAGGTGGTTGTCGGCGAAGTGCCGGATGCTCTTTTTAAGGACGCGACACGAGCCGGGAAGACCGCCGCCATTGCAGCCGCCGCGCAAGGTCCGGCCTGGAAGCGTTTTCAGGGCCGGGACCGGCGCAGGCCATAGGAGAGAAGTTTTCATGCAGCCGTTTGTCTGCGCGCCCACGCGCTCCACGCCGGAAGTCCACTTTGACGCGGCCAGCCATCGCCACCGCATGAAGGGCGAATGTTATCCGGAAAACGCGGCCGCGTTTTTCGGGCCGCTTTTCACCTGGGTCAAGGCCTATCTGGCCGCCAAACCGGCCGGCCCGGTCGTGTTCGATCTGGAACTGGTCTATTTCAACTCGTCCTCGTCCAAGGCTCTGCTCGACCTCTTCGAGATCCTGGAGCGCGCCGCCGCCTCGGGCACGAACATCACCGTCAATTGGCGCTACGACAAGGATAACGACATCGCCTGCGAATGCGGCGAAGAGTTCGCCGAGGACGCCAAGGCGCTCATATTTACGCTGCTGGCGCTCTAACAAGAGGGAGATGCCTCCGGCGGCCGGGAGGGGGTAACCCCCTCCCGGACCCTCCCTGAAAGGGGGGCAACAAGGATCAAGGAGCGAGGGGGGACGACATGGATGACGTCGCCATGGTGGCGGATGGGCCGGAAACGGTTCGGAAAATGGCGGCCGGCCGGCCGCTTTGCTGGCGCGCGCCCCATCCGGCCTCCCTGGCCCTGGCCGGTCTTGTGGCCGTGGCGGCCGGGGGTGCGGCCGGGGCCTGCGTCCTGTGGCAGATGCCGCCGGTTGCTGCCGTTTTGTTGGTCGGGCTTTCGGCCCTGTGCCTGACCCTGGCCGGCCTGGCTTTGCTGGCGGAAATGCCGGCGCGCCTCATGGCCGACCGGCTGGCCCAGGCGGCGGAGGGCATTCAAGCCGAGGGGCCGCCGCCTCTGGCGCTTGTCGTCGGCCCTCTGGCCGGGTTGTGGCCGGCGGCCGGTGAGGTGGCCGGGCGGGTGGCCGACCTTGGGGCCGAAGCCGAGGCTCAGCGCCGCCAGGCCTTCACCGAAAATCGCCAGGCGCTCAAAGCCCTGCGCGACGCGACCAAGGCCCGCAAGCAGGCCGACCAGGCGCGCGCCGCCGCCGTGGCCGAGGTGGTGGGCGAGGTGCGCGGCCATGTGGACGCCGCCTCGGGTCGGACCCGGTCGCTGCTGGCCGATAGTTCCGCCGCCGTGGAGCTCGTGGCCGGCCAGTCGGCCAGCCTCGGCGAGGCCATGGACCTCCTCGACCTGGCCCTGGCCGCCGTGCGTCGGGCCTCCGATGCCGCCCTGGCCGCCGCCGCCAAGGCCAACGCCGCCGCCGCCACAGCCGCCAGCGGCCGCCGCCTGGAAGAGGGGCTGGGGCAGGGGTGCCGCACCTTGTCCGCGGCCATGGACGGGCTTTCAACCTCCTTTTCCGAACTCCTTGGCGGCTTGCGCTTTGCCGCCGACACCGGCGAAGCCATTGCCGACATCGCCGACCAGACCAACATGCTGGCGCTTAATGCCGCCATCGAGGCCGCCCGGGCCGGCGACCACGGCCGGGGATTCGCCGTGGTCGCCGACGAGGTGCGCCGGCTGGCCGAGCGCTCCAAGGAGGCCGCCGCCCAGGCTGCCGCCCGGTTGGGCCGGGTTCTGGCCCAGGCCGAGGGCAACGCCGGCCTTTTGACCGAAGCCAACGCCGCCGCCGGCGAGTTCCTCGACCTGTCCGGCCGGCTAGGCGCGGCCCTGGCCTCCATCGCCGGCGACGCCGAGGCCGCCCGGACCCAGGGGCAAGGCAGCGCCGAGGCCATTGGGCAGTCCCTGGCTTCCTTGGACCGGGCCGGTCAGGCCCTGGCCGAAACCCTGGCCAAGGCCACGGCCATCGAAGAATCGTCCCTGGCCGGCCAGGACCATGCCCGCCGGGTGGAAGAAGCCCTGGCCGGCGTGGACAGCCTCATGGCCCGGCTATGCGGCACGACGGCGGCGGACGGATCTGTGGCCTGTAATTGAAAATTACAGCCATTATCAATGAATCCGAAATCCAGTCTTGGTTGGGAGGGAATATGGACAGGCGCGAGGACGACAACCGCACGCATCTGGGGGCCATTGCCCCGGGCGGGCAATGCACGGTGGCACGGGTGGGCTGCGACGGCTGCCTGGGGCAACGCCTGGGTGATCTGGGGCTGGTGCCGGGCGAAACGGTGACGGTGGTGCGAAACGCGCCCCTTCGCGACCCCATTGAGATCAAGGTCAGCGGCTTTCTGGTCAGCCTGCGGCGTTGCGAGGCCTCCCTGGTCGAGGTGACGGCAAAATGAGCGCGCGCATCCTCGCCGCCCTGGCCGGCCAGCCCAACTGCGGCAAGTCCACGGTCTTTAACATGCTCACCGGCGCGCGCCAGCATGTGGCCAATTTTCCCGGCGTCACCGTGGAAAAGAAATCCGGCCATTTCAAGCTCGGCGGCAGCAGTTGCGAACTGGTGGACCTGCCCGGCGCCTATTCCATCAGCTCCTATTCCCCGGAAGAACGCGTCACCCGCGATTTCCTGCTGTTTGACCACCCCAAGGTGGTGGTCAACGTCATCGACGCCTCCAATTTGCGCCGCCATCTGTGCCTGACCGTGGAACTGCTCGAGCTTGAGGCCAACGTGGTGGTCCATTGCAACATGATGGACGTGGCCGAGCGCCGGGGCCAGAAGCTTGACATCGAGGCCTTGGCCGCGCGCCTGGGCGTGCCGGTGTCCTCGGGCGTGGGGCGCAAAGGCCAGGGCCGCGAGAAACTGGCGGCGGTCATGACCCAGGCCATGGAACAGCCCCCCAAGGACGAGCCGTTTCGGGTGGATTACGGCCCCCTGGAACCCCACATCCGGGCCGTTGAGGACGTGCTGGCCGAGGGCGGGGAGCTGGGCGCGCCCAGGCGCTGGCTGGCCGTGCGGCTGCTGGAGGGCGACGCCGGAGCCACGGCGTTCGTGGGCGAGGTGTTTTTCGATCCCGTGCGCCTGGGAACGCTTGTCGCCGAGCGCCAGCAGGCCTTTGGGGAGGCGTCCGGGGAATCCCCCGCCGCCTTTGCCGCTCTGGCCCGCCGCCGGTTGGCCAGAAACCTGGCCCAGGCCGCCACGCTCAAGGCCGCCGGCCCCGAGCGCACCGCCACAGACCGCATCGACGACCTTGTGTGCCACAAATTTCTTGGTCCAGCCATTCTCGTGGCCGTGCTGTTCGTTCTCTACCAAGTGTCCATCGTCTACGGCTACAAGCTCACCAACTACACCTGGCCGCTTCTGGCGGGCCTCAAAAACTTCGTGGCCGGCTATCTGCCTCCGTCCGGCATGCTCGAAGACCCGGTGCTGCGGTCGCTCGGGCTGTGGTTCATGGATTCCATCAATGCGCTGCTCAACTACATCCCGATATTTTTCCTGCTCTTTTTCTGCGTGGCCTTCCTGGAGGACACCGGATACATGCCGCGCATGGCCTTCATCCTGGACCGGCTCTTCCGGTCCTACGGCCTGCACGGGCAATCAACCCTGCCCATGGTGCTGGCCGGGGTCTATCTCGGCGGCTGCTGCGTGCCCGGGGTCATGGCCTGCAAGGCCATCCCGGACGACAAGTCCCGGCTGGCCACCATCCTTATTATCCCGCTCATGAACTGTCTGGCCAAGGTGCCGCTCTATGTCCTCTTGGTCGGCGCGTTTTTCCCCCACGAAGCCTCGGCGGCCATGTTCTTCATCTCCACGGTAACGCTGTTCATGGCCCTGCCCATCGCCCGGCTGCTCTCGGGCACGCTGCTGTCCAACCTCGACAGCGCGCCGTTTATCATGGAAATGCCGCCATACCATATGCCGACCCTGCGAAACCTCCTCACCAGGGCCATTGAGAAGGTGGCGCTTTTCATTCAGAAAATCGTCACCGTGGTGGCCGCCGTGGCTGTCATCGTTTTTGTCCTGCTGCAGTTTCCGGGCATCAGCCGGGAGCACAAGGCCGTCTATCAGGCCCGGATCGACGAGGCCCGGGGGCAGCTGGACGCCGCCGTGGCCGGGTCGCGCTTCGAGGCCGTCCTGGCCGGCGACGGGCTGCTCCATTTCCTGCGCTACGAGGAAGCCTACAAGGCGGCCCGGGCCGGCATCGAGGACGCCGAGGCGGCCAAGGCCGTGGACGCCAGGTTCCGCGACGAGAGCCCGGATTTCTTCGCCATCTTGAAACCCCGGACCGATGCCGCGGCCAAGGCCGCCCAGGCTGGGGTGAAGGGCTTTGCCGCAGCCCGTGACGGCATCACCCTGGAAATGCGCCGGGAGCGCCTGGAAACGAGCTTCCTGGGCATCCTTGGCCGGGCGCTGGAACCCGTGACCCAGTTCGCGGGATTCAACTGGCGCGTCAACGCCGGTCTGCTTTCGGCCTTTGCCGCCAAGGAATCGGCCGTGGCCACCATGGGGGCCATCTACAAGCTTGAAGCCGGCGGCAACGACAACGCTTCGCTGGAGGATTCCATGCGCAAGGGCGAGGCCGATTTCACGCCCTTGCACGCCCTGGCGCTGATGCTCTTCATGGCCTTGTATCCGCCCTGCATGGCCACCTCCATGATGATCAAGGTCCAGACCGGCCAGGCCAAGTGGATGGTCCTGGCCATCCTCTATCCCATGGTGCTCGGCATTGTCGTGGCCAGCGCCGTTTTCACCGGCAGCCGGCTCCTGGGCCTCGACGGCGTCACGGCCATGTGGAGTTTTTACGCCGTGGCCGTGGCCGCCACCATTCTGGCCGGCCTTGTGCCGCACCGGACCCGGGGCATGTTGTCCGTGGCCGGGAATGCCTGCCCGGCGGTTCCCAATTCCTAGCCGTCGATGTTTCAAGAAGCCGTAAATCCCGGGCGCGGCCTTGCCCCCGCCCGGGAAAACCTCAACCCGCGCGGACGCGGATGATCGGAGAGACGTATCATGCAACTGAAAATGAAAATGCTTTTCGTTATCGTTAGTCTGGTGCTGGCCCTGCCCGGAGTTGCCCTGGCCCACACCGCCCTTTGCACCTGCTTTGACAACGCCGACGGCACCATCACCTGCGAAGGCGGCTTTTCCGACGGCTCCTCGGCCTCGGGCGTGAGCCTTATCGTCAAGGACGGCGGGGGCAAGGTCATCGAACAAGGGGCCATGGACAAGACGTCCAAGTACACCTTCAAGAAGCCCGCCGGCGCGTACACAGTCGTTTTCGAGGCCGGCGAAGGCCACAAGATCGAGATCGACGGCAAAAAGATCCTGGAATAACGCGGAAACCCCACAAAGGAGCACGACATGCAGCACAAAAAAACCGTTGCCGGCGTTTTGGCCGCCCTGGCCTTGGCCCTTCCCGGCCTGGCCCTGGCCCACTTCCAGATGATCTACACGCCGGAAATCGCCCTGGACAAGGGCGGCGAAGTGGACATGCGCCTGGTGTTTACCCACCCCTTTGAGGCCGGGCATTCCATGGACATGGGCGCGCCGGAGCAGTTTTTCATGGTCTACCAGAAAGGCGGCGAGGGCGAGCCGCAAAAGACCGACCTCAAGGCGGGGCTGGCCCCCATCGTCTGGAAGAGCCTGGGCAACACCGGCAAGGCCTACACCTTCAAGCAAAAGCTGCGTAGCCCCGGCGACTATGTTTTCGCCCTGGTCCCGGCGCCCTATCTTGAGCCCGAGGAAGGTGCCTACATGCAGCAGATCACCAAACTGGTGCTCAACGTCGGCGGCATCCCCGGCAACTGGGACAAGCCGGTGGGCCTGCCCGCCGAGATCGTGCCCCTGGCCAAGCCCTACGGCCTCTACACCGGCAACGTGTTCGTGGGCCAGGTCTTGTCCGAGGGCAAGCCCGTGCCCAATGCCGAGATCGAGGTGGAATACTTGAACCACGCCCCGAACATGGCCGCCAACAGCTTCGACAAGAAAGCCGCCGTGGCCGCCCCTCACGACTGCTTCATCACCCAGGCCATCAAGGCCGACGCCAATGGCGTCTTCGTCTACGCCATGCCCAAGGCCGGCTGGTGGGGTTTTGCCGCCATGGGCGTGGGGCCGGTCAAAGAGTTCGAGGGCAAGGCCATGTCCCAGGACGCGCTCATCTGGGTCAAGGCCGTGGACATGAAATAGTTCCCCCCATGCCGGGAACCCTCCGGGAAAGCGGGGCGTCCGTTTATGGGCGTCCCGTTTTGTTTTTGGTCCATCGCCGGACGGCTCCTGGCGTCGCGTCCTTGGAAGCGCAGAAGCCGTATTGCCGGCGGACACACGGAAGCCAAGGTTCTTTCAAATGTCGACCCGTCCGCGCGGGGGGAGCGGGGACGGGTCAGGCGGTCAGGCCAGGCCGAGAATCCAGCCCTCGATGGCGACGGCCTCGCGTTCGGCGTCGCTCAGCGACGGCTCCAGGAACGCGCTCAGCCGGCCGGCCCGGTCCGTGGCCTGGAGCCAAGCGCACAGGCAAAACGCGTCGTGTTGATCCGGGGTGCGGCCGTTCCGGGGATAGAGATGGCTGACCAGGGACGGATAGGCTTCGGCGACCACTGATGCCCCGGCCGGGGGCATGAAGCCGTCGAAGGGCCAGAAAACTGCCTTGCCGTCGGTCTCCTGGCGGATGCGACGCAGCATGGTCAGGCCGGCGAAGGTCGCCTTGGCCACCGATCCGGGCACATCGAAATGAAACACCGACTTGGCCCGGCCGGTGCGGATCTCGCACAGCCGCCGCCAGCGCGAACTGCCCATACGGGCCGCGCCGTCGCCAAACGCGCCTTGGCGGATAAAGTCCACGTACATATAGGGCTCGTCCGTGGGCCAGTGGGCGGCGAAGTCGTCGAGAAAGGCCGGCCAGTCGTCGGGAAGCCCGTACTGTTCGAAATAGGCCAGGGGAAAGGAAAACCCGTGGTCGATGCCGACCAGGGTCGGGATGTCTTCGCCCAGGCGCTGGGCGAGCCAGTCGGTTAGCGCCTGACGGCACCAGTATTTGCGGCCCGGTTCGGTGGTGGTCGCCTCGCGGGGCGGGCCGTCGCCGTCGGCGACATAGGCGCGAAGACCCTTTAAAGGGGAGGTGGGAACCTCGGCCCCGGAATAGTCGATGCCGATGTAGCGGGCGAAACGAGGCTTTTTCTCGGGCTTGGGCACGAGGCGCAGCCTTGGGGGATCGGATGGACAAGCGGGCATGGCGGCGCTCCTTGCCCTGACCATATCGGGTCCCGGCGACGGCGTATAGGGGCGGGCGATCCGCCACCCGGCCTCCCTTGCCGCCTTTCGGCCGATCGGCTATCCCAGGGCGGCGCAAAGACGCAGGGGAGCGCACGACATGTCCAAGACCACCCGGGCCACCCAGGCCCTGGCCAAGGCCGGCGCGGCCTTTGATGTCCTGACTTACGATTATCAGTCCGGAGCCGAGCGCATCGGCCTGCAAGCCGCCGCCGCCATTGGCGAACCGCCCTCGCGGGTGCTCAAGACGCTCATGGTGCTGGTGGACGGCAAACCGGCCTGCTGCGTGGTCCCCTCCGACGGCGAGCTGTCCATGAAACGCGTGGCCGCCGCCTTTGGCGGCAAGGCCGCCGCCATGATGCCCCCGGCCGAAGCCGAAAAAGCCACCGGCTACCACGTGGGCGGCATCAGCCCCTTTGGCGCGAAAAAGCGCCTGCCCGTGGTCATCGAGGCGGCGGCGCTGGACGAACCCTACGTCATCATCAACGCCGGCCAGCGCGGCGTCATGGTCCGCCTGTCCCCGGCCGAGGCCGTGCGCGTGGCCGGCGCACTGTCTGCGCCGCTGCTTGCCTGAGCTTCCTGTCTGCGCATCCGTTTTTATCCGTGATTCTGGTTTGTTGTGACGCGTTGCGGCTTGACGGCCGCGCGCGGTGGTTGGCAGCGTTTTCTCGCTGGTCGCTGGTCGCTGGTCGCTGGTCGCTGGTCGCTGGTCGCTGGTCGCTGGTCGCTGGTCGCTGGTCGCTGGTCGCTGGTCGCTGGCGTGTGACGCTGCGAAGCTGCTGCGGCTAAGTGACCAAGGCTGCCGGCTCAGGAGCACCGGCCAGGGCCGGACGTGCCGGCTAGGAAGAGTCCGCCAGCCGCCGCAAGAAAACAGGCATCGGTTGGCGCCATGGCAGTTCGCTGACGATGCGCGGCGACGGACCCTTCCCGGCCGGCGCGTCCGGCCGGACCGGGGGCCGCCGCGCCGGGAATCTCCCCGGCGCGGCGGGCCTGGCGGCTACATGGCCGCCGTGTAGATGTCGGCCACGTCCTTGTCCGTGGCGCAGCGCGGATTGGTGAAGCGGCAGATGTCCTTCTGGGCGTTGGCGGTCATGGTCGGAATGTCACCCGCCTTGACCTCCTTGCCGTAGCGCCGGCCAAGCTCGACCAGATTGGCCGGGATGCCGACGTCGGTCGAGAGCTGGCGGATGGCCTTGAGCGCCAGTTCGGCGGCGTCGCGCGGGGCCAGACCGGCCGTGTTCTCGCCCATGATGGCGGCCATTTCGGCGAATTTTTCCACCTTGGCGATGAGGTTGAACTTCTCGACGTAGGGCAGAAGCAGGGCGTTGCATTCGCCGTGGGGCAGGTTGTAGAAGCCGCCGAGCTGGTGGGCCATGGAATGCACGTAACCAAGGCTGGCGTTATTAAAGGCCATGCCGGCCAGGTACTGGGCAAAGCACATGCCTTCCCGGGCGGCCAGATCCTGGCCGTTGGCCACGGCCTTGCGCAGGTGGGTGAAGATGAGTTTCATGGCTTCCACGGCGCAGGCGTCGGTCATGGGGTTGGCGATGGTGGAGACGAAGGCTTCCACGGCGTGGGTGAGCGCGTCCATGCCGGTGGCGGCCGTCAGCGCCGGGGGCATCCCGACCATGAGCACCGGATCGTCTATGGCGATGCCCGGGGTGACGCGCCAGTCGGCGATGGCCATTTTGACGTGGCGCGAGGTGTCGGTGATGACCGCGAACCGGGTCATCTCCGAAGCCGTGCCGGCGGTGGTGTTGACGGCGAGGTAGGGCATGAGCGGCTTGGTGGCCTTGTCGATGCCTTCGTAGTCGTGGATCTTGCCGCCGTTGGAAATGAGCAGTCCGATGCCCTTGCCGCAGTCGTGGGAGGAACCGCCGCCCAGGGTGATGAGGCTGTCGCAGCCCGAGCTTTTGTAGAGTTCCGTCCCTTCGGCCACGTTGAGGTCAGTGGGGTTGGGCACGGTCTTGTCGTAGACCGTGTAGGGCATGGCGGCGGCGTCGAGGAGTTCGGTCACCTGTTTGAGGATGCCGGCCGCAACCACGCCTTTGTCCGTGACGACCAGCGGTTTGCTGCCCCCCAGCGCCTTGATCTTCTCCGGGATGAGCTTGGACGCGCCGATGCCGATGAGGGTCACGCTGGGAATGAAGAAACCGTATACCTGTTCCTGAACTGCCATGGCGTCCTCCGAGACGGTTTGATGGTTAGATCTTGCCTGTACATGGCATGCAACAACATCGCTTATGACAGATCCTGTCTCGATTGAAGCGAACGACAGGACGTGTCGTGACGGCTGCCGCAGCCGAGTCGGTCTTTTCCTCGTGCGTCAATCGGATTTTCTGGTCGAGTTCACGACCTCGACGCGGAGGAAAAGGCGACGCCTGTGGTCAGGATTCGTTGTTGTTGCATACGGTCCGGCAATGTCTTGTCAGCGCTACAGCAAGAGGCGGACCAGAACTCTCAGAAGGGCCGTTTGAAGAGGATCATTAATTATTATAGTCTGTTGGCTGAGACGATGCGGTGACTGACCTAGTCGAAGGTGTTCAGAAACCGGACATGTCAACCTGACATGTCCGGTTTACGGCCGGCTACTGGTCACGAAACGTGTCCGCGGAGATGCCGTACTGCTTAAGCTTGGCGTACAGCGTCGTGCGCGAGATGTTGAGCAGGTTGGAGGCACGCCGGAAGTTGCCGCCGGTTTCGCGCAGGGTTTCGAGGATCAGCGCCCGCTGGATGCGCTTAAGCGACATGCCGGCCTCGCCCGGGGCGGCCGGCCGGCCCCGCAGCATGTCGGTCATGACGTCCTGGGGCAGGTCGGCGATGTCGATGCGGCTGGAGCAAGCCACGTTGACCAGGCGCTCGATGCAGTTTTCCAACTCGCGCACGTTGCCGGGCCAGTGGTGGGCGGCCAGGGCGGCCAGGGCCTCGCGGGAGATCTCCAACTCCGGCTTGCCGAGAGAGGCGGTGAACTTGTCCAGGAACAGCCGGGTGAGCAGCGGCACGTCGCCTTCGCGCTGCCGCAGGGGCGGGATGGCGATGGACAGGACATTGAGGCGGTAATAGAGGTCGCCGCGAAAGGCGTTGTTGCGCACGGCTAAGGCCAAGTCCTTGTTAGTGGCCGCGATGATGCGCACGTCCACGCGCCGGGCCTCCTTGCCGCCCAGGCGCGTCACCTCGTTTTCCTGCAAAAGCCGCAGCAGGCTCACCTGAGCCTCCAGGGGCATCTCGCCGATCTCGTCCAGAAACAGCGTCCCCCCGTCGGCCAGCTCGAACTTGCCCGGGCTGCCCTCCTTGAGCGCTCCGGAAAAGGCCCCGGCCACGTAGCCGAACAGTTCGCTTTGCACCAGGTTTCGCGGCAGCGCGCCGCAGTTGACCACCACGAACGGCCCCTTGCGCCTGGCCCCGGCGTTGTGGACGGCCTGGGCGAAGAGTTCCTTGCCGGTGCCGGATTCGCCAAGAAGCAGGGTGGTGGCGTCGCCCTGGGCGGCTACCCGGGCCAGCCGCACCGCCTCGCGCAGGGCCTTGGACTGGCCCAGGATGTGCTCGAAGGTGTAAACGGCCTTGGCTCCGGCCACCCGGGCGGCGTATTTGCGCATCCGCCGGGTTTCACGCAGGGTCAGGATGACGCCGCCGTCGGCAAAGGGCGCGCAGGAGAGCGCGCACGACAGCTCGCCTTGGACAAGCCGGAAGGTCACCTCCCGGTCGTGGAAGGTCTGCCGGTCAGCCAGGATGGCGCGCAGCACCTCGCTTTCGCGCACAAAACTTCGGATGTCGCGGCCGACCACGTCCGGGGACAGCCCCAGCATGGAACAGGCCTGGCCGTTGAGGCTGACGATGGTCCCGTCGGCCCCGAGCACGGCCACGCCGTCGTCGAGAAGTTCGAGGATGACGCGCTGGCTGGCGATAAGCGCGCGCAGGCGCAAATGCTCCTCGATGGCGTGGGCGGCGGCTTCCACCAGCCCCAGGGTGTGCTGGTGGAAGTTCTCGGTGCTGATGGCCAGATTGAGCGCGCCCAGGAACCGGCCGGTGCTGTCGTGGATGGGCGCGGCCGAGCAGCTTAAATAGTGCAGGGAGGAGCTGAAATGCTCCGCGCCCATGACGTGGACCGGCCGGCGTTCAACCAGGCACAGGCCCATGCCGTTGGTCCCAAGGGTGGCTTCGTCGCAGCGCCGCCCGGGTTCGCCGTAGGGCACGCTGGCCAGGTCTTCCCGGGTGGCCGACACGTGCAGCACCAAGCCGGTCGTGTCCACCAGGGTGACCACGCTGCTGGAGAGGTGAATGGAGTGGGCCAGCCGGTCCATGACCCGCTTGGCCGTGTCCACCAGCTCCCGGTTGTCGGCTACGGATCGGGCCAGGCCGGCGGCGTCGATGGGGCACAGGGCCAGCGTATCGGCCGGAAAGCCGGCCCGGCGGCAACGCTGCCAGGATTGGAGAATGACCGGCCGCGCCACGGCCTCGTCCACGGCCAGGCCGGCCTGGAATCGCCGCCATTGGGCCAGGACGGCCGCGGCTCGCTCCCGGGACAGCGGCAGCTGCGCTTCGGTTTCCATGAAGGTCTCCCCTGCCGCCTCCGGACGGCGAGCCGGCGTCCGGGCAGCATAGGGCCGGGGCCGGGGCAATTCAAGCCTTGGTCCGCATTGTCTTTCCCCGGGCGAAAGGCTACCTGTCGGGCGGCGGTTGGAGGCCGCCGCGCCGTATGAACACCCCTCGCGACGTTCTCAAACAGGTTTTCGGCCACGACCGCTTCCGCGGTCCCCAGCAAGCCATCGTCGAGCACGTGCTTGGCGGCGGCGACGCCGTGGTGCTCATGCCCACCGGCGGCGGCAAGTCGCTGTGCTACCAGATCCCGGCCATCCTGCGCCCGGGCACGGCCATCGTTATTTCACCGCTCATCGCGCTCATGCGTGACCAGGTGCAAACGCTCTCCGGCCTTGGCGTGCGGGCCGAGTGCCTGC is from Solidesulfovibrio magneticus RS-1 and encodes:
- a CDS encoding sigma-54-dependent Fis family transcriptional regulator, giving the protein METEAQLPLSRERAAAVLAQWRRFQAGLAVDEAVARPVILQSWQRCRRAGFPADTLALCPIDAAGLARSVADNRELVDTAKRVMDRLAHSIHLSSSVVTLVDTTGLVLHVSATREDLASVPYGEPGRRCDEATLGTNGMGLCLVERRPVHVMGAEHFSSSLHYLSCSAAPIHDSTGRFLGALNLAISTENFHQHTLGLVEAAAHAIEEHLRLRALIASQRVILELLDDGVAVLGADGTIVSLNGQACSMLGLSPDVVGRDIRSFVRESEVLRAILADRQTFHDREVTFRLVQGELSCALSCAPFADGGVILTLRETRRMRKYAARVAGAKAVYTFEHILGQSKALREAVRLARVAAQGDATTLLLGESGTGKELFAQAVHNAGARRKGPFVVVNCGALPRNLVQSELFGYVAGAFSGALKEGSPGKFELADGGTLFLDEIGEMPLEAQVSLLRLLQENEVTRLGGKEARRVDVRIIAATNKDLALAVRNNAFRGDLYYRLNVLSIAIPPLRQREGDVPLLTRLFLDKFTASLGKPELEISREALAALAAHHWPGNVRELENCIERLVNVACSSRIDIADLPQDVMTDMLRGRPAAPGEAGMSLKRIQRALILETLRETGGNFRRASNLLNISRTTLYAKLKQYGISADTFRDQ